The Oncorhynchus tshawytscha isolate Ot180627B linkage group LG30, Otsh_v2.0, whole genome shotgun sequence genome includes a region encoding these proteins:
- the LOC112250258 gene encoding zinc finger MYM-type protein 3-like isoform X2, with protein sequence MEPSGHPETSGSFQMATENVHLDLLSTQTDMDMFSGHADMGLLPAQTDVDLQTDMKVTCSQGTEGQSGQQQQNLDELTTFLTQSERERQKTQDSLSILGDPDSLELSKAQVEEFYSRTVVPGPSDLPEPSGPATGLSQDEWSGQGHTEAWPEMGAEPGTDRLEVTEGTQTLTGTLLPETGEERMDIVLEDPSAPSQDDVDPNMPSIVSVEGSHSEDGPGKEEALSFFGLVPKVEDTGTADKKNEREQPVRGSMSPLSSWAQPLTPGEAEEQTETEVAIEDPKVSQSGQTTGRKRGRPRRGDVRKNVTSDGDQLTDSDSDDTADDPRDTDFDPARSGLRRSTRASQRSHNTLSPRLIAPKPPCPASTPGYTQRSGGPPPPRLPPPRQPTRVLCANCSGMLQSGQTAYQRRGQPQLFCSSTCLNSFGKKAPKKKPCAFCKRDMGNSKDTMLAQVGQSQSFQEFCNNTCLSLYESRLEKGPKQPPKPSTPGQRCSVCNHMREINHEVTMGNVIHLMCSDACFNRFRATKGLKTSCCDTCGTYINTFTSRPEYLVHEGQQRRFCNSSCLRLYKMKNTKVLSCQWCRTLCKIFDMLSMVDQYGMTKHFCSLCCIASHKVKTSGDTVPSDACSFCKRSPSEPYYCKANETIYVFCSPSCWSTFQRNSPNGALYFNCVSCHNMFNGKPEILDWQDSIYQFCCKECCEDYKRLNGVVSVCEHCKQEKPLHEKMKFSGVEKAFCSDGCILLYKQDFAKHLGLCCITCTYCSQTCSRAVTEEQDGNTWDFCSEDCKSKYFLWSLKEAKCHECKRQGQLLETIHWRGEIKHYCDEPCLLLFYSQQNQPNLDTKQGPESLLNSATCNSPDSMPPPAATKTSEATGRVLTRAVAKPAPPVTPPISQRNKSSMCKPMMTTTGVTCKPEMKSQSSQTDDFLLSPPVMLPVPVPVFVPVPLNMYCQYTPITMALPLPLPVPMFLPVTLDHIDKLVEYIKELKLQIPSDPLEADILAMADMIAEESKDLDSDQKAGPLPRDYSLFESSSQDDILSMAVNMDDVLTEPGQDPVDELTKGRLNLHDMKASLDLNPNVDFLFDCGMPPHATSPEQSSNVAVQKGPKRQAMPEMTLHDPLDSQPLGAGLNSSLGVKAWRAWSQSKHSDADDRKQKPLDLLLSSPEELNHGLSQFVQDIVHPRGPCYKPDSIFYLCLGIQQYLLENNRMVNIFTDQLYVTFAQELNKIVNKWLPSNGGLVSRVLEEHLWECKQLGVYSPFVLLNTLMFFNTKSFGLTTVEQHLQLSFATVTRQAKRRSTPHGMVKSSSVCYHPKSHLKRTSKEVGLGKRKRDEPSELEQQENRMNPLRCPVKFFEFYLSKCSDGVRSSCNAFYLQPEGTCMAESSRWYSDVPMDKGRLGIMLNRILAVKDVYDEHPAQEDMD encoded by the exons ATGGAACCCTCAGGGCATCCAGAAACCTCTGGCTCTTTTCAGATGGCCACTGAGAATGTGCACCTAGACCTTCTATCCACACAGACTGATATGGACATGTTTTCTGGGCACGCCGATATGGGCCTGCTGCCTGCTCAGACTGATGTAGACCTACAGACTGATATGAAGGTGACCTGCTcacagggaacagagggacaaagtgggcagcagcagcagaacctTGATGAGCTGACAACCTTTCTCACCCAAtctgaaagagagaggcagaaaactCAGGACAGCCTGAGCATCCTGGGGGACCCAGACTCATTGGAACTGTCCAAAGCCCAGGTGGAGGAGTTTTACAGCCGCACAGTCGTTCCCGGGCCCTCAGACCTTCCCGAACCTTCAGGCCCAGCTACAGGCCTCAGTCAGGATGAGTGGAGCGGGCAGGGCCACACAGAAGCCTGGCCAGAAATGGGCGCTGagccagggacagacaggctggaggTCACAGAGGGAACTCAGACTTTAACTGGGACACTGTTgccagagactggagaggagcGAATGGACATAGTACTAGAAGATCCCTCTGCACCTTCTCAAGATGACGTTGATCCAAATATGCCTTCTATAGTCAGCGTAGAGGGTTCACACTCTGAGGATGGTCCAGGCAAAGAGGAAGCCTTATCATTCTTTGGATTGGTGCCAAAGGTAGAAGACACAGGCACAGCAGACAAAAAGAATGAGCGAGAACAACCAGTGAGGGGCAGTATGTCCCCACTATCATCCTGGGCCCAGCCATTGACACCAGGTGAAG CTGAGGAACAAACTGAAACTGAAGTCGCCATTGAGGATCCAAAAGTTTCTCAAAGTGGTCAAACCACG gggaggaagagaggccgCCCTCGTCGTGGAGATGTGAGGAAAAACGTTACGTCTGATGGAG ACCAGCTAACAGACAGCGACTCTGACGATACAGCTGACGATCCGAGGGACACAGACTTTGACCCTGCACGGTCAGGCCTCCGACGCTCCACCAGGGCCTCCCAAAGGAGCCACAACACCCTGTCCCCCCGGCTCATTGCTCCCAAGCCGCCTTGCCCTGCCTCTACCCCTGGGTACACCCAGAGGTCTGGAGGACCCCCTCCACCCCGGCTGCCACCCCCTCGCCAGCCTACCAGAGTCCTCTGTGCCAACTGCAGTGGAATGCTGCAGAGCGGACAGACAGCCTACCAGCGCAGGGGTCAGCCTCAGCTCTTCtgcagctccacctgccttaacTCCTTTGGCAAGAAAGCCCCCAAGAAAAAGCCCTGTGCTTTCTGTAAAAG GGACATGGGGAATAGTAAGGACACCATGCTTGCACAGGTTGGCCAGTCACAATCCTTCCAAGAATTCTGCAACAACACTTGTCTTTCCCTATATGAGTCCCGGCTGGAGAAGGGTCCGAAACAGCCCCCCAAACCAAGTACCCCTGGCCAAAGATGCAGTGTGTGCAACCACATGCGTGAG ATCAACCATGAGGTAACCATGGGCAATGTGATTCACCTCATGTGCAGTGATGCCTGTTTCAACCGTTTCCGGGCCACCAAGGGCCTGAAGACCAGCTGCTGTGACACCTGTGGTACCTACATCAACACCTTCACCTCCCGGCCTGAGTACCTAGTGCACGAGGGCCAACAGAGGAGGTTCTGTAACTCCTCCTGTCTCAGACTCTATAAGATG AAAAACACTAAGGTGCTCTCGTGCCAGTGGTGTAGGACTCTGTGTAAGATCTTTGACATGCTGTCTATGGTGGATCAGTATGGCATGACCAAACACTTCTGTTCTTTGTGCTGTATCGCTTCACATAAAGTGAAAACTTCTGGGGACACAG TTCCCAGTGACGCTTGCAGTTTCTGCAAAAGAAGCCCCTCTGAACCGTACTACTGTAAAGCAAATGAGACCATTTACGTCTTCTGTAGCCCTAGCTGTTGGAGCACATTTCAG CGCAACAGTCCCAATGGAGCCCTCTACTTCAACTGTGTCTCCTGTCATAACATGTTCAATGGGAAACCAGAAATCTTAGATTGGCAG GACTCAATATATCAGTTTTGCTGTAAGGAGTGCTGTGAGGACTACAAGCGCCTGAATGGTGTGGTTTCTGTGTGTGAGCACTGCAAGCAAGAGAAACCTCTGCATGAGAAGATGAAGTTCTCTGGGGTGGAGAAGGCGTTCTGCAGTGACG gTTGCATACTACTATACAAGCAAGACTTTGCTAAACACCTGGGCCTGTGCTGTATAACTTGTACATACTGTTCTCAGACCTGCTCACGGGCGGTCACAGAGGAACAGGATGGCAACACGTGGGACTTCTGCAGCGAAGATTGTAAAAGCAAATACTTCCTGTGGTCCCTGAAA GAAGCAAAGTGCCATGAATGCAAGCGTCAGGGGCAGCTCCTGGAGACTATCCACTGGAGGGGAGAGATCAAACACTACTGTGACGAGCCGTGCCTCCTGCTCTTCTACAGCCAACAGAACCAGCCCAACCTCGACACCAAGCAGGGGCCTGAGAGCCTGCTCAACAGTGCTACAT GTAATTCCCCAGATTCTATGCCTCCCCCTGCTGCGACAAAGACAAGTGAA GCCACAGGAAGAGTACTGACTAGGGCTGTAGCCAAGCCTGCTCCTCCCGTCACTCCACCTATCTCCCAAAGGAACAAATCCTCCATGTGTAAACCCATGATGACTACTACCGGTGTCACATGTAAACCTGAGATGAAGTCCCAGAGTTCCCAGACAG ATGATTTCTTGCTGTCTCCACCTGTGATGTTGCCGGTCCCTGTGCCTGTGTTTGTTCCTGTGCCATTGAACATGTATTGTCAATACACTCCCATAACAATGGCCCTGCCTCTGCCG CTCCCAGTCCCCATGTTCCTACCTGTCACTCTGGATCATATCGATAAGCTTGTGGAATATATAAAAGAGCTGAAACTCCAGATCCCGTCTGATCCACTGGAGGCTGACATTCTGGCCATGGCAGACATGATAGCAGAGGAGAGTAAAG ATCTGGACAGTGATCAGAAAGCAGGCCCGTTGCCGAGGGACTACAGCTTATTTGAGTCTTCATCCCAAGATGACATCCTCTCCATGGCTGTCAATATGGATGATGTACTGACTGAGCCAGGTCAAGACCCAGTAGATGAGCTCACCAAAGGCAGGTTAAACCTTCATGATATGAAAG CTTCCCTGGACCTGAACCCCAATGTTGATTTTCTCTTTGACTGTGGGATGCCGCCACATGCTACTTCACCAGAGCAGAGCTCCAACGTCGCTGTTCAGAAG GGTCCCAAGCGTCAGGCCATGCCAGAGATGACCTTACATGATCCCCTGGACAGTCAGCCTCTTGGTGCTGGCTTGAACAGCTCCCTTGGGGTCAAAGCCTGGAGGGCATGGTCCCAAAGCAAGCACTCAGACGCTGATGACAGAAAAC AGAAACCATTAGACCTTCTGTTGAGTAGTCCTGAGGAACTGAACCATGGCCTGTCACAGTTTGTCCAAGACATTGTTCATCCCAGAGGACCGTGCTACAAGCCTGACAGCATATTTTACCTATGTCTTGGTATTCAACAG TATCTCCTCGAAAACAACCGGATGGTGAATATATTCACAGACCAGTTATATGTCACCTTTGCCCAGGAGCTGAATAAGATTGTCAACAAATGGCTGCCATCTAACG GTGGTCTCGTGTCTCGTGTCCTGGAGGAGCACCTGTGGGAGTGTAAACAGCTGGGTGTGTACTCACCCTTCGTCCTGCTCAACACCCTCATGTTCTTCAACACCAAGTCCTTTGGCCTGACCACCGTGGAGCAGCACCTCCAGCTCTCCTTCGCTACAGTCACGCGCCAGGCCAAGAGGAGGTCTACACCACATGGCATGGTCAAGTCATCTAGTGTCTGCTACCACCCAAAATCACATCTCAAGAGAACCAGCAAAG aggtcggCTTGGGAAAGAGGAAACGAGATGAGCCTTCTGAGCTGGAGCAACAAGAGAACCGGATGAACCCTCTCAGATGCCCCGTCAAATTCTTTGAGTTCTACCTCTCCAAATG CTCTGATGGTGTGCGGAGCAGCTGCAATGCATTCTACCTGCAGCCGGAGGGCACATGTATGGCCGAGAGTTCTCGCTGGTACTCTGATGTCCCCATGGACAAGGGCAGGCTGGGAATTATGCTCAACAGGATCCTGGCTGTCAAGGATGTCTATGATGAGCACCCAGCACAGGAAGACATGGACTGA